AAGTTTGGTGTACCAAGCCCCTCCAAGGTCTGCATGCGATCTGAGCTTACCAGTGGCATCAGGCGAAGACCTCGGCCTATGACCTGTTCGGGCAGTATCTTAGATTTGGCGGTAAAGGGACGCAATCCGAGTATTACAGTCACATTACGCACATCCCAGCCTTCCCTGAGCATCATGACGCTTATTATAACTTTAATGTTATTGTTATCGATGTCTCGTGCAGCTTCGCGTGCTTTATCCAGGTCCTTCTTGGTGATTTCTCCCTGTTGATCAGTATGTATGACCAGAATTTCGGATTCCTTGAATCCAAATTCTTTGGTTTTCAAAAGATAGTCTCCCAGAATATTAGCATGAGCGTTTTTTTCCGTAACAATGAAAAGCACGGGTTTAATACCTAGTTTCTTTTTATAAATATCCCAGTGCTCTTTCCACCGTTCCACCGCTGCCCTTATCCAGTAGCCATATTTCTCCCCAATGTTTTCGTTAGTTATATGGTCTGGATCTTTTATTTTTATGGGTAGCTTTGGATCATCTTCTTTTGTTACGATGAGTGGAGCTTTGACAATCCTATCCTCTACCGCTTGCGCGAGGGGGTAGTCGCAAACCGTCCAAGGAAAGTACATTCCTTTCTGGTCTTTTGGAGTAGCCGAGAAATCAAGCCAAAGGGCAAGGCCTTTTGGTAGACTGCTATTGATATTCAAGAGCGTCTGACTCCATGCCAAGTTTTCGTCATGAACGTGATGTGCCTCATCATTTATAACCACAAGATCACTTAGCGACTTAATCTGCTCTAACGTCGTCCGCTGGCTGGTAGTGGCTTGATTCAGATTGGGCTTCTTACCAAGCAAAGCCTCGATAGCATTTTGTGGAGTCCATTCTTTTTGTTGCAAATCATACAGTTTTTGGGTATTAGTGAGAAATAAGTTGCCATAAGCAGCTGGTTCGTTTACATCTTCACGAAGTATTACTTTTAACTCGAATGGTCTCCATTTAGGAGGAACAAGAGGAAGCTGCCAGAAAATTTGATTGTTGGCGAAATCCTTTTCTAACCGTTGATAAACGATAACATTAGGTGCAACAATGAGGAAGTTATTTGAGAGATCAGATGAAGGGATGAACTTCTTATGGAAGTAACACCAAACAATTGCCATTGCCATTACCCAGGTCTTGCCCGAGCCTGTTGCCAATTTAAAAGCGAAACGACGAAGTTTCTCCGGTGGAAGATCTTGAATCCCCTCTGTTTTAAGTTCGGGCACATAGCGTCTAATTTGTCGCTTCCCATCCATGGTAGTTTGAAAGGCTATGTTGTATATGAATAAATCCTCCTTGCATTTGGTTGCGTACTCTTGAATCAGTTTTTGGATATCCCGAACGCCTACTATCTCTAAGAGCCAGACTAAAGTCTCGATAGCCTCGCGTTGACAGAAGTAGTACCGAAAGGGACTGTTAAAACCAGGAACATCATGATCCTCTTCGAACCAGTATTCGAAAAGTCGCTGAGTCACGCAGGAAGCACCAGGGTAACCTTGATCCCGCCATGCATCGACCTGTTCGCGTATTCTTGGTACAAGTAGTAATCGACTACCTCTCCGACCATCAGCCCCGCGCCAGCCTGTAGGTGAGGTATCATCCTTGACTAGGTGTTGCGTGGGTTTTTCCCATGGTCGACGACCAGGAATCTCCGGAAGGTCCTTATCGTAGGAAATGATAGCCTTAGCCATAACTAGATTACCTCCACGTCGAAAGCTTGTGTGGTGTCATTACCAAAGATGTCGATCACTTTAACTAAGATCCGGTACTTGCCAGGCTTATCGTAGGTATGTTTATCGGAAATGAGGAGAAGCTTACGATCCTTTCGAGTCCGGTAGGCAACCCAGCCCTGCATAAAAGTATCGTTCTGGAAATTCCAGTCTATAGCCCAGTAGTCGATGTAATCAGACCATTTCTTGATCTTACATAACACATCTTTGGGAATGAGATCCGCATTAGGCGAAACAAAGTTCGTGAGCTCAACTTGAACAGTCAGCTTTTCAAGATTAATAATATTAGCCTCGAAGTACGCTAGCTCGAAGAATCGGATATCCCCTTTCTCCACTGCTTGCGTCTCCATTATCTCCCGAGGTATCTGAAAAAGTAAGAGCTTCACGCCTTTTTGTCTGGCGATCTCATGCATTCGTCCCCCCTTCCGTATATTATTGTTTGGACCTGCAAGACCCATTTCCCATTCCCAGCCCAGCACATGTAGCTCGGTTTGCTTTAAAGCTACGCATTCATCAAGCGCCGAGTTGATTTCCTCAATAGTTACCGGTGCTTCCACGGATCCAATATGAACCATAGCATTGCCTTTCTTTCCATGAATATGGCTTTTTCCTATTATGGGCTGAGCGCCATAGATTTTAAGGATGAATGTAATATATTAATAGAAGCGGCGTTCAGTTTCAGCCTTGTCCTCCATGTCACCAAAGGTCACTCCCTGCCAGTACTGGCGCTCGTATTTGCCGAG
The DNA window shown above is from Methylacidiphilum caldifontis and carries:
- a CDS encoding DEAD/DEAH box helicase, giving the protein MAKAIISYDKDLPEIPGRRPWEKPTQHLVKDDTSPTGWRGADGRRGSRLLLVPRIREQVDAWRDQGYPGASCVTQRLFEYWFEEDHDVPGFNSPFRYYFCQREAIETLVWLLEIVGVRDIQKLIQEYATKCKEDLFIYNIAFQTTMDGKRQIRRYVPELKTEGIQDLPPEKLRRFAFKLATGSGKTWVMAMAIVWCYFHKKFIPSSDLSNNFLIVAPNVIVYQRLEKDFANNQIFWQLPLVPPKWRPFELKVILREDVNEPAAYGNLFLTNTQKLYDLQQKEWTPQNAIEALLGKKPNLNQATTSQRTTLEQIKSLSDLVVINDEAHHVHDENLAWSQTLLNINSSLPKGLALWLDFSATPKDQKGMYFPWTVCDYPLAQAVEDRIVKAPLIVTKEDDPKLPIKIKDPDHITNENIGEKYGYWIRAAVERWKEHWDIYKKKLGIKPVLFIVTEKNAHANILGDYLLKTKEFGFKESEILVIHTDQQGEITKKDLDKAREAARDIDNNNIKVIISVMMLREGWDVRNVTVILGLRPFTAKSKILPEQVIGRGLRLMPLVSSDRMQTLEGLGTPNLLKVLQDQLEAEGVGITTTKTDPPNPVIIEPIQERMAYHIAIPITKPSLVHHIPNLSQLNIADLKPISDLENLGDSFRMKLKMEFATTQTQVHEVDVGVGEFPPVQALLSSITNKVCQQAKLTSYFAKLFPIVSSYITTRCFGQVVEDLEREERIRKYLSFPEMQECIAKYLAQKIGELTIIRRPIEFERANFRLSETKSFIWRRNLPPLVARKTIFNYVATYNDFELHFAEFLDDAPDVLRFASLATTEQGESNTQFRVDYIKPSSAIGFYYPDWVVVQQTEEGEVNRSSL